The following are from one region of the Salvia hispanica cultivar TCC Black 2014 chromosome 1, UniMelb_Shisp_WGS_1.0, whole genome shotgun sequence genome:
- the LOC125209582 gene encoding uncharacterized protein LOC125209582 has protein sequence MSGGEARKLSNQDIQLVKNRIEQCLQQYMNKKEVINDLIVQGNVEPCITELVWQRLEDENQDFFKAYYLKLLVKEQIMEFNRLLSEQVDLMRRTGLNGIAPYLPSNGSHVSPSQHISTTCPTQNVRPVKTENMQQENVFNNCGSAIQPCLQGAINGPGQSRKIDVYPNLLLSQNLDMGLSQMLNGKSVKTGAGYAGSSTFAFSPPSNFLESRPLMGDASVSSFSSVDSNAQHLNETLMDGDTSSFGFLAQIPQSFSELPADFTTNSDLLESYCGPSFLPADANNFANPHGDAENLDPESESLRFHCFGSE, from the exons GTGAAAAATCGCATTGAACAGTGTCTTCAGCAATACATGAATAAAAAGGAAGTCATTAACGATCTCATTGTTCAGGGCAATGTTGAGCCGTGTATTACTGAATTGG TTTGGCAGAGGCTTGAAGATgaaaatcaagattttttCAAGGCTTATTATCTCAAGTTGTTGGTGAAAGAACAAATAATGGAATTCAACCGGTTGCTTTCCGAACAGGTGGATCTGATGCGTAGAACTGGTTTAAACGGGATTGCTCCTTACCTTCCATCTAATGGATCACATGTTTCACCAT CACAGCATATCTCGACCACCTGCCCTACACAAAATGTCCGACCCGTGAAAACAGAGAACATGCAGCAGGAAAATGTGTTTAACAACTGTGGATCAGCAATTCAACCATGTCTGCAAGGAGCTATTAACGGGCCTGGTCAGAGTAGAAAGATCGATGTTTATCCAAACTTACTACTGTCTCAAAACTTAGATATGGGGCTGTCTCAGATGCTAAACGGGAAAAGTGTGAAGACAGGAGCCGGTTATGCTGGTAGCTCGACTTTTGCTTTTAGTCCACCTAGCAATTTTCTGGAATCACGTCCTCTGATGGGTGATGCATCTGTGTCATCTTTCAGTAGTGTAGATTCTAACGCACAGCATCTTAATGAGACTCTCATGGATGGTGACACTTCCTCCTTCGGATTTTTGGCACAAATCCCGCAAAGTTTCTCTGAGTTGCCTGCTGATTTCACCACCAACTCGG ATTTACTGGAGAGTTACTGTGGTCCTTCCTTCCTACCAGCAGATGCCAACAACTTTGCGAATCCCCACG GGGATGCTGAGAATTTGGACCCTGAATCCGAAAGTCTGAGATTTCACTGCTTTGGTAGTGAGTGA